A genome region from Marinobacter panjinensis includes the following:
- a CDS encoding methyltransferase, producing MTLVHGMSFYRRWQQLNDWLVQHRELWQPLPFTDPNPAWADRWPALAARVAKLSDEDCRQLDDEPGKTAGLLERELPSLQGFDELTCVEPLSSESSDQSTLPEVRATDMPGRKRLQSGAFAAAVQPLGHDVLDWCCGKGHLARTLAPFCDGTVTGFEWDQALVDDGNRLAGKFGDAVTLHCQDVMAEELVMPKALHGVALHACGDLHRNLMRRVADTGQPRLSFSPCCYHLTENPDYQPMSRRAGSWRNTLQVSRDDLRLAVQETVTAPQRVRQQTRQVRRWRLGFDGLQRFVRGVDAYLPVPSHSAGLMSGDFADFCRWAAMKKGLDLPKDTDFGYWQSHGERRFQEVRRHELVRHLFRRPLELWLVLDYVLFLEEQGYDVRLGTFCERQLTPRNLLIDAVQSGDHQGAQGLR from the coding sequence GTGACTCTCGTCCATGGCATGTCATTTTATCGGCGATGGCAACAGCTGAACGACTGGCTGGTGCAGCACCGTGAGCTTTGGCAACCGTTGCCGTTTACCGACCCGAACCCGGCCTGGGCCGACCGATGGCCAGCATTGGCAGCGCGGGTGGCAAAGCTCTCTGACGAAGACTGCCGGCAACTGGACGATGAGCCCGGCAAAACTGCCGGATTGCTGGAGCGGGAGCTGCCGTCACTGCAGGGTTTTGACGAGCTGACCTGTGTCGAACCCCTTTCGTCTGAATCATCAGATCAGAGTACTCTGCCGGAAGTAAGGGCCACTGATATGCCCGGGCGCAAGCGGCTGCAATCCGGGGCGTTCGCTGCTGCTGTTCAGCCGCTGGGACACGATGTGCTGGACTGGTGTTGCGGCAAGGGGCATCTGGCCAGAACCCTGGCGCCCTTTTGCGATGGCACGGTGACGGGATTCGAGTGGGACCAGGCTCTGGTCGATGACGGTAACCGTCTGGCAGGGAAGTTCGGTGATGCGGTCACTTTGCATTGTCAGGATGTCATGGCGGAAGAGCTGGTGATGCCGAAGGCTCTCCATGGCGTTGCCCTGCATGCCTGTGGTGATCTGCATCGCAATCTGATGCGCAGGGTGGCGGACACCGGGCAACCACGGCTGAGTTTTTCACCCTGCTGTTACCACCTGACTGAAAATCCGGACTATCAGCCAATGTCCCGACGGGCGGGGAGTTGGCGAAACACCCTTCAGGTTAGCCGGGATGATTTGCGACTGGCCGTGCAGGAAACCGTCACCGCGCCGCAAAGGGTGCGGCAGCAAACCCGTCAGGTGCGCCGCTGGCGGTTGGGTTTTGACGGTCTGCAACGGTTTGTGCGAGGTGTTGATGCCTATTTGCCAGTGCCGTCCCATTCGGCCGGGTTGATGAGTGGTGATTTTGCCGATTTCTGTCGCTGGGCGGCGATGAAAAAGGGCCTGGATTTGCCAAAGGATACGGATTTCGGCTACTGGCAAAGTCATGGTGAGCGGCGGTTTCAGGAGGTGCGCCGCCATGAGCTGGTCCGTCATCTGTTCCGGAGGCCCCTGGAGCTCTGGCTGGTGCTGGACTACGTGCTATTTCTGGAGGAGCAGGGTTACGACGTCCGGCTGGGCACTTTCTGTGAGCGACAGCTGACGCCCCGCAACCTGCTGATTGATGCTGTGCAGTCCGGGGATCACCAGGGCGCTCAGGGTTTGCGGTAG
- a CDS encoding D-amino acid dehydrogenase has protein sequence MHIIVIGGGVVGMTTAYELNRRGHQVTVLERHGIAGNETSKGNAAQRSYGVVYPWADPAMVLKALPWIFKRDGPLKLRVPPSVETFRFVIASLRYARSPGLFGLNKRAMLRLGIHSRKRFLALEQELDLNFDGDHKGLLHLASTPEALEGYRQTHQLLNELGIASRLLTPEQVREAEPGMTGNGPLFGALSYDTDGTGDCHLFSRDLAQACESRGVSLRYNTETEDLLSDDNRVTGVVARNKDGKAETLEADAVVICAGCWSGQLTRQLGLKLPIYPVKGYSFTVPLADPEKAPVSTVHDDNYKVVSTRLGDRLRASGFVELADFNRDIPKARLATIRKSVESRFPGCADLMAAETWTGFRPMTPDGPPIIGRGPRENLFLNTGHGTFGWTLSAGSADVVAQLIDGEETSVCLDAFRPGRFAE, from the coding sequence ATGCACATTATTGTAATTGGTGGCGGCGTAGTGGGTATGACCACTGCTTATGAGCTGAATCGCAGGGGCCACCAGGTCACGGTGCTGGAGCGCCACGGGATTGCCGGAAACGAGACCAGCAAGGGCAATGCCGCACAGCGCTCCTATGGTGTGGTCTATCCCTGGGCTGACCCGGCCATGGTTCTCAAGGCGCTGCCCTGGATCTTCAAGCGAGATGGTCCCCTGAAGCTACGGGTGCCGCCCTCCGTGGAAACGTTCAGGTTCGTCATTGCCAGCCTGCGCTATGCCAGGTCGCCCGGTCTGTTTGGCCTCAACAAGCGCGCAATGCTTCGCCTGGGCATCCACAGTCGCAAACGCTTTCTGGCGCTGGAACAGGAACTGGATCTGAACTTCGATGGCGATCACAAGGGGCTACTCCATCTGGCCAGTACACCGGAAGCTCTCGAAGGTTACCGTCAGACTCACCAGCTGCTTAACGAGCTCGGCATCGCTTCCCGGTTACTGACACCCGAGCAGGTTCGCGAAGCCGAACCCGGAATGACCGGCAATGGCCCACTTTTTGGCGCGCTGAGCTACGATACCGACGGCACCGGCGACTGCCATCTGTTCTCCCGCGATCTGGCCCAAGCCTGCGAGTCCAGGGGGGTAAGTCTGCGCTACAACACCGAGACCGAAGATCTGCTCTCCGATGATAATCGGGTAACTGGCGTTGTCGCCCGCAACAAGGACGGGAAAGCAGAAACCCTGGAGGCGGATGCTGTGGTGATCTGTGCCGGCTGCTGGTCGGGCCAGTTGACCCGCCAGCTGGGACTGAAGCTGCCTATTTATCCGGTCAAAGGCTACAGCTTCACGGTGCCTCTGGCGGACCCTGAAAAGGCGCCGGTTTCCACCGTCCATGACGACAACTACAAGGTGGTCTCTACCCGCCTGGGCGATCGCCTGCGTGCCTCGGGCTTTGTGGAATTGGCTGACTTCAACCGTGATATTCCCAAGGCACGGCTGGCCACCATCCGCAAATCCGTGGAATCCCGCTTTCCGGGCTGCGCCGACCTTATGGCTGCGGAAACCTGGACCGGCTTCCGCCCCATGACGCCGGATGGGCCCCCGATTATCGGCCGCGGGCCGCGGGAGAACCTGTTTCTTAATACCGGTCATGGTACCTTCGGCTGGACCCTGTCGGCGGGCAGTGCGGATGTGGTTGCCCAGCTGATCGATGGCGAGGAGACTTCAGTGTGTCTGGATGCTTTTCGGCCCGGGAGGTTTGCCGAGTGA
- a CDS encoding polyphosphate kinase: MRLSAFASSFLFDPNKPGFRDCPTLLDDDKKLPGLEASLEQIGEYQRRLWANRARAMLLVAHGPDTSGKDSLIRTLATYADPAGFHAWSFSRPQGAETRHDFLWRVTPFLPGFGEMVAFNRSHHEAVIAERVWPVHEPESYNWKNRYQSIRNFESHLVEEGTTVIKIWLNLSEDEHRERLLKRLDKPRKRWKFDKSDIDGWENRSQYQEFAEEALAATHTEEAPWFIVPGDRKPQARAIVAAVLAEQLERLAPEYPNEDKGVLKEYRRLLAKNGVK, from the coding sequence ATGAGATTATCGGCATTTGCCAGTTCGTTTCTTTTCGACCCGAACAAACCCGGGTTCCGGGATTGCCCGACCCTGCTGGACGATGACAAGAAACTGCCAGGGCTAGAAGCCAGCCTGGAACAGATCGGTGAATACCAGCGCCGGTTGTGGGCTAACCGGGCCAGAGCGATGCTGCTGGTGGCCCACGGCCCGGATACCAGTGGCAAGGACAGCCTGATTCGCACATTGGCAACCTACGCTGATCCTGCCGGCTTTCATGCATGGTCCTTCAGCAGGCCCCAGGGTGCCGAAACCCGCCATGACTTTCTCTGGCGGGTAACGCCATTTTTGCCAGGCTTTGGCGAAATGGTGGCGTTCAATCGCAGCCATCATGAGGCGGTGATCGCCGAGCGGGTATGGCCGGTTCACGAGCCTGAGAGCTATAACTGGAAGAACCGTTACCAGTCCATCCGGAACTTCGAGAGCCATCTGGTGGAAGAGGGCACTACGGTGATCAAGATCTGGCTCAACCTGTCCGAGGACGAGCATCGTGAGCGCCTTCTCAAACGTCTCGACAAACCCCGCAAACGCTGGAAGTTCGATAAATCCGATATCGATGGCTGGGAAAATCGCAGCCAGTACCAGGAATTTGCTGAAGAAGCCTTGGCTGCGACCCACACGGAAGAGGCACCCTGGTTCATTGTGCCCGGTGACCGGAAACCCCAGGCCCGGGCCATTGTTGCCGCTGTGCTGGCGGAGCAGCTGGAACGGCTGGCTCCCGAATACCCGAATGAGGACAAGGGCGTGCTGAAGGAGTATCGCCGCCTGTTAGCCAAAAATGGCGTGAAGTGA
- a CDS encoding TatD family hydrolase — protein MSKKRREIPVFDHPIIETHCHLDYLRDRPLEETLAEAQRVNIERVITIAVSPENLATVRELSQAAPWVYGTQGVHPHDAEKYSDAAEAEIRAHACDDKIVAVGEIGLDYFYDNADRDVQREVFRRQLQIACDTDRPVVIHSRDADDDTITILKEFESTLRRRGVIHSFTSGPGLAQYALDQGWCLGFNGITTFNKAENVRDIVRMAPIEQILLETDSPFLTPVPYRGKENAPFYIPFVAEKIAEVKELPLESVLAKTYDNSLRTFFPRQ, from the coding sequence ATGAGTAAAAAACGTCGCGAGATTCCCGTATTTGACCATCCGATCATCGAAACCCATTGCCACCTGGATTACCTCAGGGATCGCCCCCTGGAGGAAACACTGGCCGAGGCGCAGCGGGTCAATATCGAGCGGGTGATCACCATCGCCGTATCACCGGAAAACCTGGCTACAGTACGTGAACTGAGCCAGGCAGCGCCATGGGTGTATGGCACGCAAGGGGTTCACCCCCACGATGCCGAAAAATATTCTGACGCCGCGGAAGCGGAGATCCGCGCCCACGCCTGCGACGACAAGATCGTGGCAGTGGGCGAGATCGGCCTGGATTACTTTTACGACAATGCGGACCGTGATGTTCAACGTGAGGTTTTCCGCCGCCAGCTCCAGATCGCCTGCGACACTGATCGCCCCGTTGTTATCCACAGCCGTGACGCCGACGACGATACCATCACTATCCTGAAAGAGTTCGAGAGCACCCTCAGGCGCCGGGGCGTGATCCACAGCTTCACATCCGGCCCCGGGCTGGCACAGTATGCGCTGGATCAAGGCTGGTGCCTGGGTTTTAACGGCATCACCACCTTCAACAAGGCAGAAAACGTGCGGGACATCGTGCGTATGGCACCGATTGAACAGATCCTGCTGGAAACCGACTCTCCGTTCCTGACCCCGGTTCCCTATCGCGGCAAGGAAAATGCGCCTTTCTATATCCCTTTTGTTGCCGAGAAAATAGCCGAAGTGAAAGAACTGCCACTGGAGAGCGTATTGGCTAAAACCTACGACAACAGCCTGAGAACATTCTTTCCGCGCCAATGA
- a CDS encoding HD-GYP domain-containing protein, with product MIKRIPVSALRVGMYITDLNNDWIPHNTQRRRGVIKKEETIETIRRLGVDYVYIDVSKGLDAQDSEPAHEVDRRNEIALQRAGELSPGVYKRVSAGEEMAFAQQVHSHAQGLVGNLMNNVKIGGAIDIAPIHQLADELQSSIFRNANALSCLGRIRAKDNYLLEHSVNLSVLMSLFGNYRKLPADALHQTIVGALLHDIGKILTPDEILHKPGRLTPEEFEVMKAHARHSRDILTATEGIGKLAIMTAAEHHERLDGSGYPEGLKGDEISEYGRMVAITDVYDAITSDRVYHKGMTPTQGLKKLLEWSNGHLDPALVKEFIRCVGLYPIGSLVLLESGRLGVVVETNDDDQRLPVVRVMYNTRFRLPITIESIDLAKPGNQDRIVRSVDPEDYKIDVRKFLT from the coding sequence ATGATCAAACGCATCCCCGTTTCGGCCCTCAGGGTTGGCATGTACATCACCGACCTGAACAACGACTGGATTCCTCACAATACCCAGCGTCGCCGGGGCGTGATCAAAAAAGAGGAAACCATCGAGACAATACGTCGGCTGGGTGTGGACTACGTGTATATCGATGTCTCAAAAGGCCTGGATGCCCAGGATTCGGAACCGGCCCATGAAGTTGACCGCCGCAATGAGATCGCCCTTCAGAGGGCAGGAGAACTGAGCCCCGGCGTATACAAGCGGGTCTCCGCAGGCGAGGAAATGGCGTTTGCCCAGCAGGTGCACAGCCACGCCCAGGGCCTGGTAGGCAACCTGATGAACAATGTGAAGATTGGTGGAGCCATCGACATAGCCCCCATTCATCAGTTAGCCGACGAGCTCCAGAGCTCCATTTTCCGCAACGCCAATGCCCTCAGTTGCCTGGGCCGCATCCGTGCAAAGGACAATTATCTGCTGGAGCACTCCGTCAATCTGAGTGTGCTGATGTCCCTGTTCGGCAACTACCGCAAACTTCCGGCAGATGCGCTGCACCAGACCATTGTCGGCGCCCTGCTACATGACATTGGCAAGATACTCACCCCGGACGAAATTCTTCACAAACCGGGCCGGCTGACCCCGGAAGAATTCGAGGTTATGAAAGCCCACGCCCGACACTCCCGGGATATCCTTACAGCTACCGAAGGAATCGGCAAACTGGCCATCATGACGGCAGCTGAGCACCACGAGCGGCTCGATGGAAGCGGCTACCCGGAAGGACTCAAAGGGGATGAAATTTCAGAATACGGGCGCATGGTGGCCATCACCGATGTCTACGACGCCATCACCTCGGACCGTGTCTACCACAAGGGCATGACGCCAACCCAGGGCCTCAAGAAGCTGCTGGAGTGGAGCAACGGACACCTGGACCCGGCCCTGGTGAAAGAATTCATCCGTTGTGTGGGCCTCTACCCCATTGGCTCTCTGGTACTCCTGGAAAGCGGGCGCCTCGGAGTTGTTGTGGAAACCAATGATGACGACCAACGGCTGCCGGTGGTCCGGGTGATGTATAACACCCGCTTCCGCTTGCCGATTACCATTGAGAGCATAGATCTGGCAAAGCCCGGCAACCAGGACCGTATTGTGCGATCCGTCGATCCGGAAGATTACAAGATCGATGTGCGGAAGTTTCTTACCTGA
- a CDS encoding Na/Pi cotransporter family protein — protein sequence MIATLFQILGGLALFLLAMEMMTNGLKNAAGHHLRHMLGHWTKTPLRGLAAGFLITGLVQSSGAVTVATIGFVNAGLLNLSQSLGVIFGSNIGTTMTAWLVSLVGFGFNIEAIALPILAAGVGLKLVSNNPRSQSLGEALAGFALFFLGLSILKSSLESFTGGLDNSILLKNDYGLPAFMLIGFLATVVTQSSSAALAIVLTAAAGGLIPLNNAAAAVIGANLGSTSTAALSALKATANARRLAVGHILFNAVTGLIALLILPVMLWTVALLADWLSLDANVAVSLALFHTLFNVLGAFIMLPFTPGFARFLGRLFRSKEEDVAEPRFLDNTLITTPELAVGAVDQEMRRLIDLNRGLLRVCLDREDLKPAQIRPKTDSCLSLNQSITDYISRLRAEKMHPATVDALTRSILTCRYLAEATGLAPALLQLREARKLPQLACLSGQLEEYVELLRVLVSAKKAVPVTFNDTEKTYHMLKSCMLAMIVKGELSPIAGERTLDTLSSVRRLCDQWYKSLAWQPATEQLNGASQAEEVVNPT from the coding sequence ATGATAGCGACCCTTTTCCAGATTCTGGGCGGCCTTGCCCTCTTCCTGCTGGCCATGGAAATGATGACCAACGGTCTCAAAAATGCTGCAGGGCACCATCTTCGCCACATGCTGGGGCATTGGACCAAAACCCCGCTACGCGGCCTCGCGGCTGGCTTTCTGATCACCGGGCTGGTCCAGTCATCCGGTGCGGTAACCGTGGCCACCATTGGTTTTGTAAACGCAGGTCTGCTGAACCTCAGTCAGTCCCTGGGGGTTATTTTTGGTTCCAATATCGGGACTACCATGACCGCCTGGCTTGTCAGTCTGGTAGGATTCGGCTTCAACATCGAAGCCATTGCTCTTCCGATTCTCGCCGCAGGTGTGGGGTTAAAACTGGTCTCAAATAATCCACGCAGTCAGTCCCTCGGCGAAGCTCTGGCCGGATTCGCCCTGTTTTTCCTTGGCCTGTCTATCCTCAAGTCCTCCCTGGAATCCTTCACCGGAGGGCTGGACAACAGCATCCTGCTGAAAAACGATTACGGTTTGCCCGCGTTCATGTTGATCGGCTTTCTGGCGACAGTCGTGACGCAGTCCTCGAGTGCTGCACTGGCCATCGTCCTGACTGCCGCAGCCGGTGGTCTGATACCCCTGAACAATGCCGCAGCAGCTGTTATTGGTGCAAACCTTGGTTCCACCTCAACGGCTGCCCTGTCAGCTCTGAAAGCAACAGCCAATGCCCGCCGCCTCGCCGTTGGGCATATATTGTTCAATGCGGTGACCGGTCTTATCGCGCTGCTCATTCTTCCGGTGATGCTATGGACCGTCGCATTACTGGCAGACTGGTTATCGCTTGATGCCAATGTTGCGGTTTCCCTGGCGCTGTTCCACACCCTGTTCAATGTGCTTGGGGCCTTTATCATGCTGCCGTTTACCCCTGGCTTTGCCCGATTTCTGGGACGGCTGTTTCGCAGCAAGGAAGAGGATGTCGCTGAACCGCGGTTTCTGGATAACACACTGATCACCACGCCAGAGCTGGCAGTGGGTGCGGTTGATCAGGAGATGAGACGTCTTATCGACCTCAACCGCGGGCTCCTGCGCGTATGCCTTGATCGCGAGGATCTGAAGCCTGCACAAATACGTCCAAAAACAGATAGTTGCCTGAGCCTCAACCAGTCAATTACCGACTACATCTCCAGGCTCCGTGCGGAAAAAATGCATCCGGCCACGGTCGATGCCCTGACCCGGTCGATTCTTACCTGTCGCTACCTGGCCGAAGCCACTGGTCTGGCGCCCGCCCTGTTGCAGTTGAGAGAAGCCCGGAAATTGCCCCAACTGGCCTGCCTTTCCGGGCAACTTGAAGAGTATGTGGAATTGCTGAGAGTACTGGTGTCGGCAAAGAAAGCCGTACCGGTAACCTTTAACGATACCGAGAAGACGTATCACATGCTCAAATCATGCATGCTCGCCATGATTGTCAAAGGAGAGCTCTCGCCAATTGCCGGAGAGCGAACCCTGGACACCCTGAGCTCGGTGCGGCGGCTCTGCGACCAGTGGTATAAATCACTGGCGTGGCAGCCAGCAACGGAGCAGCTCAACGGTGCTTCTCAGGCGGAGGAAGTGGTAAATCCGACGTAA
- a CDS encoding diguanylate cyclase domain-containing protein — protein sequence MSTRGHTYLMVVLFVTGCLTATAAPAREALTFGVFAYRPDSIIRERYEPLARYLSDEIGVHVKLEVLGQENMSRAIAANRLDFFLTNPSHFLLIRSERSLTGVLATLVRRNGDNSTASLGGVIFTTAGREDIQSLEDLRGKSIASPGVHFLGGFQAQVLELLEAGIDIRRMNLVRFVDTHDRVVRSVLSGDSDVGFIRTSILEEMAQADPAILTQVKVVNRQALAGFPYVVSSRLYPEWPLVALPHVNERDVRRVASALFAIEPEDEAAIAAGITGFSPAADYQSVEYLARTLRVPPYDQMPQVTWVDVLHQYRVWVFTIVVLVMLLFGSSLWLGRSKRQLAAQQKRLRRLIGDWPQPALLIRDGVFVNTNRAAVDLLRYASNASLHGKSLEAFSPEVQPDGKISWQKLEQILVRVRGGFVEQCEWVLLRSDRSEVWVDMTLAPVQGDDEIEPVILCSLYDITRRKRAEQRQRLAASVFDHAREAIFITDSHGIVIDANDAYQQITGRPQSRAIGRLPPLPLEEGSGVFSSARTQGFWTGEFSCKHYNGDPLVLAMTISSVCGDHGEVSHFVGIFSDISRLKEQEQKLRVMAHYDALTGLPNRVLFSDRLQQAMALSRRQGGKLAVVYIDLDEFKPVNDAFGHEAGDQLLIEIASRMRAVLREEDTLARLGGDEFAAIVINVQQADALEGLLVRLLARVAEPAWVANHSVEVSASIGYTLFPQADDLDGDQLLRQADQAMYQAKHQGRNRYVGFTTSSA from the coding sequence TTGAGCACTCGTGGGCATACCTATTTAATGGTCGTTCTTTTTGTCACCGGCTGCCTGACAGCCACCGCTGCCCCTGCCCGCGAAGCATTGACGTTCGGCGTATTTGCCTATCGCCCGGATAGCATTATCCGTGAACGGTACGAGCCTCTGGCGCGCTACCTCTCCGATGAAATCGGTGTACACGTGAAACTTGAAGTGCTCGGTCAGGAGAACATGAGCCGCGCCATTGCCGCCAACCGGCTGGATTTCTTCCTTACCAACCCTAGCCATTTTCTCTTGATACGCAGCGAGCGGAGCCTGACCGGTGTGCTGGCAACGCTGGTCAGGCGTAATGGCGATAACTCCACCGCTAGCCTGGGTGGCGTTATTTTTACCACGGCGGGGAGGGAGGATATCCAAAGCCTTGAAGACCTCCGGGGTAAAAGCATAGCCTCGCCAGGGGTGCATTTTCTCGGTGGATTCCAGGCCCAGGTTCTCGAGCTGCTGGAAGCGGGTATTGATATCCGCCGGATGAATCTGGTCCGCTTTGTGGATACCCATGACCGGGTTGTCCGCTCGGTACTGTCGGGGGATTCGGACGTCGGCTTCATCCGCACGAGTATTCTGGAAGAGATGGCTCAGGCCGATCCTGCCATCCTTACCCAGGTAAAGGTAGTGAACCGACAGGCGCTGGCCGGCTTTCCCTATGTCGTGTCCAGCCGGCTTTATCCCGAGTGGCCACTGGTGGCTTTGCCCCATGTTAATGAGCGAGACGTCCGCCGGGTTGCATCGGCGCTGTTTGCCATTGAGCCTGAAGATGAAGCTGCCATAGCGGCGGGTATTACCGGGTTCTCACCAGCTGCCGATTACCAGTCGGTCGAATACCTGGCCCGAACACTGCGTGTGCCGCCTTACGACCAGATGCCACAGGTGACCTGGGTGGATGTCCTTCACCAGTATCGGGTCTGGGTCTTTACCATTGTCGTTCTGGTTATGTTGCTGTTTGGCAGTTCCCTTTGGCTTGGCAGGAGTAAACGCCAGTTGGCGGCTCAGCAGAAACGGCTCAGGCGGCTGATTGGTGACTGGCCACAACCGGCGCTGCTGATCCGGGATGGCGTCTTTGTTAATACCAATCGCGCCGCAGTCGACCTGCTCAGATACGCCTCAAATGCGTCACTCCATGGCAAGAGTCTTGAAGCCTTTTCACCGGAAGTGCAACCCGACGGCAAGATTTCATGGCAGAAGCTGGAGCAGATTCTGGTTCGGGTGAGAGGTGGTTTTGTAGAGCAGTGTGAGTGGGTGTTGCTACGCTCCGATCGATCCGAGGTGTGGGTTGATATGACCCTGGCACCGGTTCAGGGGGACGATGAAATCGAGCCCGTTATTCTCTGTTCCCTGTACGACATCACAAGGCGGAAACGGGCCGAACAGCGCCAACGCCTGGCGGCGAGTGTTTTCGATCATGCCCGGGAGGCGATTTTCATTACCGATAGCCATGGCATCGTGATCGATGCGAACGACGCGTACCAGCAGATCACCGGCAGGCCCCAGAGCCGGGCCATTGGTCGTTTGCCACCGCTGCCGCTGGAAGAGGGCAGCGGTGTCTTTTCCAGCGCACGAACCCAGGGCTTCTGGACGGGTGAGTTTTCCTGCAAACACTACAACGGCGACCCCCTCGTTCTGGCAATGACCATCAGCAGTGTGTGCGGGGATCACGGTGAGGTTTCCCATTTTGTGGGTATTTTCAGCGACATCAGCCGGCTCAAGGAACAGGAGCAGAAGCTTCGGGTCATGGCTCATTATGACGCACTGACGGGGCTGCCGAACCGGGTCCTGTTCTCGGATCGGCTGCAACAAGCCATGGCCTTGAGCCGCCGCCAGGGTGGCAAGTTGGCTGTGGTGTACATTGATCTGGACGAGTTCAAGCCGGTGAATGATGCGTTCGGTCACGAGGCGGGCGATCAGTTGCTGATTGAAATTGCCTCACGGATGCGGGCCGTGCTCCGGGAAGAAGACACCCTGGCCAGGCTGGGGGGTGACGAGTTTGCGGCTATCGTAATCAACGTCCAGCAGGCGGATGCACTGGAGGGTTTACTGGTACGCCTGCTGGCCCGGGTAGCTGAACCGGCCTGGGTGGCCAATCACAGCGTGGAAGTGTCGGCCAGTATTGGCTACACCCTGTTCCCGCAAGCCGACGATCTGGATGGTGACCAGCTGCTGCGTCAGGCGGACCAGGCCATGTACCAGGCCAAGCATCAAGGCCGTAACCGTTACGTCGGATTTACCACTTCCTCCGCCTGA
- a CDS encoding ABC transporter substrate-binding protein, which yields MQRRDFLGFSIAAGLSMAGLAGCSKSGPLAFGIHPWIGYEPIYLAEEFGWMPESVVLRSGSSASDSMDGLLSGELGGAALTLDETIRVWSQGTELVVVAVTDVSAGADVLVVRPPIEELADLRGQRVAVELSGVSGILLLKILEVASLGRDDIVTVDLPVNQHPAAWSRGEIDASVGYEPTVSALEREGGFRLFDSSEMPETIFDVLVVTRDTADRNPGAVRDLVAAHFAGLRHLVRSMHDAIYRVANRQGVLPENVKSALGTVMLPDLAANQRYLAASGRVESMARSLSRLMVNEGLISSTPDFQHLCDSAFLPRRNT from the coding sequence ATGCAACGCCGTGACTTTCTTGGTTTTTCGATAGCCGCTGGTCTCTCTATGGCCGGATTGGCCGGCTGCAGCAAATCCGGACCCCTGGCTTTCGGAATTCACCCCTGGATTGGTTATGAACCGATCTATCTGGCCGAGGAATTTGGCTGGATGCCTGAGTCGGTTGTGCTCAGATCCGGTAGCTCAGCCAGCGACTCGATGGACGGTTTGCTGTCCGGTGAGCTGGGCGGCGCGGCGTTAACTCTCGATGAAACCATCAGGGTCTGGTCGCAGGGCACAGAGCTGGTCGTTGTGGCCGTCACCGATGTATCTGCAGGCGCGGATGTTCTGGTTGTCCGTCCGCCTATTGAAGAGCTGGCGGATCTGCGGGGCCAGCGGGTAGCCGTTGAGTTGAGTGGGGTCTCCGGCATCCTGTTGCTGAAAATTCTTGAAGTTGCCAGTCTTGGGCGGGACGATATTGTCACCGTTGATCTGCCGGTCAATCAGCATCCTGCAGCCTGGTCACGCGGTGAGATCGATGCCTCTGTCGGCTACGAGCCCACGGTATCGGCGCTTGAGAGAGAGGGCGGATTCCGGCTCTTTGACAGCAGCGAGATGCCGGAGACCATTTTCGATGTTCTCGTGGTGACCCGTGACACAGCGGACAGAAATCCTGGTGCGGTTCGTGACCTGGTTGCGGCTCATTTTGCCGGCCTTCGGCATCTTGTCCGGAGCATGCACGATGCCATTTACCGGGTTGCGAACCGTCAGGGAGTTCTGCCAGAGAACGTGAAGAGTGCTCTGGGCACGGTGATGCTACCGGACCTGGCCGCCAACCAACGCTACCTGGCAGCATCGGGACGGGTGGAGTCCATGGCGCGATCGCTTTCCCGCCTGATGGTCAATGAGGGCCTGATTTCCAGCACCCCCGATTTTCAGCACCTGTGCGATTCGGCCTTCCTGCCCCGGAGGAATACTTGA